In Acidimicrobiales bacterium, the following are encoded in one genomic region:
- a CDS encoding TIGR03960 family B12-binding radical SAM protein, whose protein sequence is MSSLWSELERVLGEVQKPARYIGCEDGMTVPDHHPDAVAWLLLYPDTYEVGLPNQGLQILYEILNERSDAVAERSYAPWTDLAEVLRREGLPLFSVDTHRPARDFDILAFNLSAELVFTNVLECVDLAGIPVRTADRTDDDPLVLVGGHCAYNPEPLADYVDAAVLGDGEEVVGEITEVVAAWKAAGGGLRGGLHRRLGMVAGVYVPSLYEATFADGRLQGVRPRPESTEVVEVVEKRTVADLADWPYPKKQLVPVTEVVHDRLNVEVFRGCTRGCRFCQAGMITRPVRERPAGQVRTMVSEGLKRTGYDEVALTSLSTADFSGIEQVVAETVADDACGQVSVSLPSLRVDAFTVGIAAEIQKARRTGLTFAPEAGSWRMRQVINKLIREEDLYAAVEAAYSQGWRRVKLYFLTGLPTETDEDTLGILHMARRCVEVGRQHIRNPSVTVSVGGFVPKPFTPFQWFGQNTETELRRKVGVLRDELKRDTKGYRGVQLKWHDPRATAIEGLLSRGDRRLGPVVEDVWRSGGVFQEWSEHFNLELWTDALERQGLTLEEMVYRHRTEDEAFAWDHLSAGLHRDFLWQDWRDALEAVGLEDCRWTPCYDCGACTGYGIEHVVASAVPPAGGSQGTGQDLVGGGEVPVLLTARPDTSQPNRGAPAPVGSA, encoded by the coding sequence ATGAGTTCGCTCTGGTCTGAACTCGAGCGTGTCCTCGGCGAGGTCCAGAAGCCGGCCCGCTACATCGGCTGCGAGGACGGTATGACCGTCCCCGATCACCATCCCGACGCAGTGGCTTGGCTCCTGCTCTACCCGGACACCTACGAAGTCGGCCTTCCCAACCAGGGTCTTCAGATCCTGTACGAAATCCTCAACGAACGGTCCGATGCGGTGGCCGAGCGTAGCTATGCCCCGTGGACCGACCTGGCCGAGGTGCTACGTCGTGAGGGCCTGCCGTTGTTCTCGGTCGATACGCACCGACCGGCACGCGACTTCGACATCCTGGCCTTCAACTTGTCGGCTGAGCTGGTGTTCACCAACGTGTTGGAGTGCGTGGATCTGGCTGGCATCCCGGTCCGGACCGCCGATCGCACCGACGACGACCCGTTGGTGCTGGTGGGCGGCCACTGCGCCTATAACCCCGAGCCGCTGGCCGACTATGTAGATGCGGCGGTGCTGGGCGACGGCGAAGAGGTGGTTGGTGAAATCACCGAGGTGGTGGCCGCCTGGAAGGCCGCCGGTGGTGGCCTCCGAGGCGGCCTGCACAGACGTCTAGGCATGGTGGCAGGCGTGTACGTCCCGTCGCTTTACGAAGCGACTTTCGCCGATGGGCGCCTTCAAGGCGTTCGGCCGAGGCCTGAGTCGACAGAGGTCGTCGAGGTGGTCGAGAAGCGAACGGTGGCTGATCTGGCCGATTGGCCGTACCCGAAGAAGCAACTGGTGCCGGTGACCGAGGTGGTCCATGACCGTCTCAACGTGGAGGTGTTCCGGGGCTGTACCCGGGGTTGCCGCTTCTGCCAGGCCGGCATGATCACCCGGCCGGTCCGCGAGCGGCCTGCCGGCCAGGTTCGGACCATGGTCTCGGAGGGCCTGAAGCGAACGGGGTATGACGAGGTGGCCCTCACCTCGCTTTCTACTGCTGACTTCAGCGGCATCGAACAGGTTGTGGCTGAAACGGTCGCCGATGACGCCTGCGGGCAGGTCTCGGTGTCGCTGCCTAGCCTGCGGGTTGATGCTTTCACGGTGGGTATCGCCGCCGAGATCCAGAAGGCGCGACGAACCGGATTGACCTTTGCCCCTGAGGCGGGTTCCTGGCGCATGCGACAGGTCATCAACAAGCTCATCCGCGAAGAGGACCTCTACGCGGCGGTCGAGGCGGCCTACTCGCAGGGCTGGCGCCGGGTGAAGCTCTACTTCCTAACCGGTCTCCCGACAGAGACCGACGAGGACACGCTGGGCATCCTCCACATGGCTCGTCGATGCGTAGAGGTCGGGCGCCAGCACATCCGGAACCCGTCGGTCACGGTGTCGGTGGGCGGGTTCGTTCCCAAGCCGTTCACACCTTTCCAGTGGTTCGGGCAGAACACGGAGACTGAATTGCGTCGGAAGGTGGGCGTGCTTCGCGATGAACTTAAGCGCGACACCAAGGGCTACCGGGGAGTGCAACTCAAGTGGCACGATCCGCGGGCCACGGCCATCGAGGGCCTGCTGAGCCGCGGTGACCGCCGTCTTGGCCCCGTGGTGGAGGACGTCTGGCGATCCGGCGGGGTGTTCCAGGAGTGGAGCGAGCACTTCAATCTTGAACTCTGGACCGATGCCCTCGAACGGCAGGGCCTGACCCTCGAAGAGATGGTGTACCGCCACCGAACCGAGGACGAGGCCTTTGCCTGGGACCACCTTTCGGCGGGCCTCCACCGGGACTTCTTGTGGCAGGACTGGCGTGATGCCTTGGAGGCCGTGGGTCTCGAGGACTGCCGGTGGACGCCGTGCTACGACTGCGGGGCCTGCACCGGCTACGGGATCGAGCACGTGGTGGCCTCCGCGGTACCGCCAGCTGGTGGAAGCCAGGGAACCGGGCAGGATCTGGTCGGCGGCGGGGAGGTGCCGGTTCTGCTCACCGCTCGACCCGATACCAGCCAGCCCAATAGGGGTGCGCCGGCTCCGGTGGGGAGTGCGTGA
- a CDS encoding penicillin-binding transpeptidase domain-containing protein, producing the protein MNEVSRYRMRVLAIIGLSMLAVLAARLWYLQVMVSEEAVAAARSNITRVIPVPAPRGRILDVDGRVMVGNRTTTVLTMNRHELGEAGFDEDQTRAMLTEVAVEINRSGQLMKVSDVERALHDPSYGRYDDVPIAHDVDGELLVFFGERPDRFPGVSVTESTVRSYLYGDLASHVLGWVGPINDLELRERQPPEGKGYRLRDQIGKAGVELMFENDLRGVAGRKVVEVDRLGEIVRERDDLFVSPIPGDDIVLSLDVDIQNLVERELERSIDLARSREPDQDPDDPNRLLPAFDAPGGAVVLLDPMVGSVVAMASYPSYDPNDSIGGFSFEQWTALNDPANDLPMFNRAIQGEYAPGSTFKLFTAHAAWHEEVFGVGAVPRADDPWDDPGAYVLRACGDVDPTDPPPGCRYRNAGEKQYDRVDLTRSLTVSSDVYYYRIGESIYTNPGHPDTAIQDAATEYGLGLESGITLPFEQDGYLPTPTNRRLRHEENPVAFPEWGWSTGDNVITAIGQGEVLATPLQLANAFATFANGGVRFAPNVVDRVVGRDGSTVRTFGPRALSTVDIKPGFRARVLEGLSGVTADEEGTAYWAFNSEATDGVYFPLDEFPIAAKTGTAEVRGKADTSVFAAFGPADAPTHTIVAVLEESGFGSSVAAPLVARVLKQVLEDTVPQAPLAAERYARSAALPLCVAWHRWRTGDTLDRLEEADPSSGEAGGPVLDASGRVVVRGIRVDCEDLIEDVLDVFDNDGTTGGSGGGSG; encoded by the coding sequence GTGAACGAGGTCAGTCGCTACCGGATGCGAGTTCTGGCCATCATCGGCCTCTCGATGTTGGCGGTCCTTGCGGCCCGGCTCTGGTACCTACAGGTCATGGTGAGCGAAGAGGCCGTAGCCGCTGCGCGAAGCAATATCACCAGGGTCATTCCGGTACCCGCTCCCCGTGGCCGGATTCTCGACGTGGATGGTCGGGTGATGGTGGGAAATCGGACGACCACCGTGCTGACCATGAACCGTCACGAGCTCGGCGAGGCCGGGTTCGACGAGGACCAGACCCGAGCGATGCTGACCGAGGTGGCCGTTGAAATCAACCGGTCCGGTCAGCTCATGAAGGTCTCCGACGTGGAGCGGGCGCTACACGACCCGTCCTACGGCCGATACGACGATGTGCCCATTGCCCACGACGTAGACGGTGAACTCCTGGTGTTCTTCGGTGAGAGGCCCGATCGGTTCCCCGGCGTCAGCGTGACCGAAAGCACGGTTCGTTCCTATCTCTACGGCGACCTGGCTAGCCACGTCTTGGGGTGGGTTGGTCCGATCAATGATCTAGAGCTTCGAGAGCGTCAGCCGCCAGAGGGAAAGGGGTACCGCCTGCGCGACCAGATTGGGAAGGCCGGCGTGGAGCTGATGTTCGAAAACGACCTCCGGGGAGTGGCCGGCCGCAAAGTCGTCGAGGTGGATCGCCTCGGCGAGATCGTGCGTGAGCGCGATGACCTCTTTGTTTCGCCGATTCCCGGGGACGACATCGTCCTCTCGCTTGACGTCGACATCCAGAATCTCGTGGAGCGTGAGTTAGAGCGATCAATCGACCTCGCCCGGAGCCGTGAACCCGATCAGGATCCCGACGATCCGAACCGCCTCCTACCTGCCTTCGATGCCCCTGGGGGTGCCGTGGTCCTACTGGACCCGATGGTCGGATCAGTGGTGGCCATGGCCTCCTACCCGTCCTATGACCCCAACGACTCGATCGGTGGCTTCTCGTTCGAACAGTGGACAGCTCTGAACGACCCGGCGAACGACCTTCCGATGTTCAACCGGGCCATCCAGGGGGAGTACGCGCCTGGATCCACCTTCAAGCTGTTCACGGCCCACGCGGCCTGGCACGAAGAGGTTTTCGGGGTGGGTGCCGTGCCAAGAGCCGACGACCCGTGGGACGACCCCGGCGCCTACGTGCTCCGAGCCTGTGGCGATGTGGATCCGACCGATCCACCGCCCGGTTGTCGGTATCGCAACGCCGGAGAGAAGCAGTACGACCGCGTGGATCTGACTCGCAGCCTGACGGTGTCCAGCGACGTCTACTACTACCGGATCGGTGAATCGATCTACACCAACCCCGGACACCCGGACACCGCCATTCAGGACGCGGCGACCGAGTACGGCCTGGGCCTCGAGTCGGGCATCACGCTCCCGTTCGAGCAGGACGGCTACCTCCCCACGCCTACCAACCGCCGACTCCGCCACGAGGAAAATCCGGTGGCCTTCCCCGAGTGGGGTTGGTCGACCGGCGACAACGTGATCACGGCCATTGGCCAGGGAGAGGTCTTGGCCACGCCATTGCAGCTCGCCAACGCCTTCGCTACGTTCGCCAACGGAGGGGTTCGCTTCGCCCCGAACGTGGTCGACCGAGTGGTGGGTCGTGACGGTTCCACGGTGCGGACCTTCGGACCCCGGGCGTTGTCCACTGTGGACATCAAACCGGGTTTTCGTGCCCGCGTTCTCGAGGGCTTGAGCGGGGTGACCGCTGACGAGGAGGGAACGGCCTACTGGGCGTTCAACTCGGAGGCCACCGACGGCGTGTACTTCCCGCTGGACGAGTTCCCGATCGCGGCCAAGACGGGTACGGCTGAGGTGCGAGGCAAGGCCGACACGTCGGTATTTGCCGCCTTTGGGCCGGCCGATGCACCGACCCACACCATTGTGGCCGTCCTTGAGGAATCCGGGTTCGGATCCAGCGTGGCCGCCCCGCTGGTGGCCCGTGTCCTAAAGCAGGTTTTGGAGGACACAGTGCCCCAGGCACCACTAGCCGCCGAACGGTACGCCCGGTCAGCGGCCCTCCCGTTGTGTGTGGCCTGGCATCGTTGGCGAACTGGCGACACGCTTGACCGCTTGGAGGAGGCCGACCCCTCGTCTGGGGAGGCCGGGGGACCGGTACTGGATGCGTCGGGAAGGGTGGTGGTCCGGGGTATCCGGGTCGACTGCGAGGATTTGATCGAGGACGTGCTCGACGTCTTCGATAATGACGGGACTACCGGTGGCTCCGGTGGAGGTTCGGGCTGA
- the rodA gene encoding rod shape-determining protein RodA: MVDLLRPDYETPRVLRHVDLVLPVLALATAAIGVVMVYSATRGPATDLRPAETFFLGRQARLVGLGAGSMVLAAWFGHRRLQRMLWSIYGVTLGVLVAVLAVGNEVKGSRSWFQIGSTQLQPSELGKVALIVVLAAWLGRTETPSGLRVLVAVLLVAGPVGLIVLQPDLGTVLVYGAIAAGMVFVAGVKGRHLLILGLLLVSGVVAVLQSEVLEDYQIRRLLVFVDDETDTAASYNLEQAEVAIGNGGLTGRGLFKGTQNNSALVPEQQTDFIFTVVAEETGFVGGALLLGLIGLLLLRVLRIGQMADDRFGLLLSAGVFSMLAFQVFQSVGMSTGIMPITGIPFPLVSYGGSSMLTNCLALGLVQSVHMRRHQVLSRRTESTRRGQPA, encoded by the coding sequence ATGGTCGACCTACTCCGCCCTGACTACGAGACCCCGCGGGTTCTTCGTCACGTAGACCTGGTGCTCCCTGTGCTCGCGTTGGCCACCGCCGCCATCGGTGTAGTCATGGTCTATTCCGCGACTCGCGGACCAGCCACGGACCTTCGCCCGGCCGAGACGTTCTTCCTGGGTCGGCAGGCCCGGCTGGTCGGCCTGGGGGCAGGCTCCATGGTCCTGGCAGCCTGGTTCGGCCACCGGCGGCTCCAACGAATGTTGTGGTCGATCTACGGAGTGACGCTGGGCGTGCTGGTCGCCGTGCTTGCGGTGGGCAACGAGGTGAAGGGATCCCGTTCGTGGTTCCAGATCGGTAGCACCCAGTTGCAGCCTTCAGAACTAGGCAAGGTGGCACTCATCGTGGTGCTTGCCGCCTGGCTGGGTCGCACCGAGACCCCGTCAGGTCTCCGGGTGCTGGTGGCCGTGCTTCTGGTGGCCGGGCCGGTGGGTTTGATAGTGCTCCAGCCCGACCTGGGGACGGTTCTGGTCTATGGCGCGATCGCGGCGGGCATGGTCTTCGTGGCCGGAGTTAAGGGCCGGCACCTGTTGATTCTGGGCCTCTTGCTAGTGAGCGGGGTGGTCGCCGTCCTCCAGTCCGAGGTGCTGGAGGACTACCAGATCCGTCGCCTACTGGTGTTCGTTGACGATGAGACCGATACGGCAGCCAGCTACAACCTCGAACAGGCCGAGGTGGCCATTGGCAACGGGGGATTGACCGGGCGAGGCCTCTTCAAGGGGACGCAGAACAACTCTGCGCTGGTGCCCGAGCAGCAGACGGACTTCATTTTCACCGTGGTGGCCGAAGAGACAGGTTTCGTGGGCGGTGCCCTCCTCCTCGGCCTGATCGGACTACTGCTCCTCCGGGTCCTCCGTATAGGGCAGATGGCTGACGACCGGTTCGGCCTGTTGTTGTCGGCCGGCGTGTTTTCGATGCTGGCTTTCCAGGTGTTCCAGAGCGTAGGGATGTCCACCGGGATCATGCCCATCACCGGAATCCCATTCCCTCTGGTCAGCTACGGCGGATCCTCGATGCTGACAAACTGTCTGGCCCTCGGCCTCGTTCAGAGCGTGCACATGCGACGCCACCAGGTCCTGAGCCGGAGGACCGAGTCCACAAGGCGGGGCCAGCCCGCCTGA
- a CDS encoding TIGR03936 family radical SAM-associated protein: MRIRIRFHKKGKVRFTSHRDVARIWERAFRRAGIAVAYSQGFSPRQKLSFGLALSTGHESEAEFLDVEVVEDRFCDGEAWADGRGVALGAELVETLSAALPIGIDVVAVAPIEKGESLQQVVVACTWSMDVDDIDRADAEAWVADVLSRAEIVVERERKGKPVIEDLRPHVHALDVTGITENGVRLSADLGTQPRALRPSELLTAVDPPLVARTVCRMNQWTSQGPDREEPLTAPVIPAPPARLPA, translated from the coding sequence ATGCGCATCCGGATTCGGTTCCACAAGAAGGGGAAGGTTCGTTTCACCAGCCACCGGGACGTCGCCCGGATCTGGGAACGGGCCTTTCGCCGTGCCGGGATTGCCGTGGCCTACAGCCAGGGTTTCTCTCCGAGGCAGAAGTTGTCGTTCGGGCTGGCCCTGTCGACAGGCCACGAGTCCGAAGCGGAGTTCCTGGACGTGGAAGTGGTCGAGGACCGTTTCTGCGACGGTGAGGCCTGGGCAGACGGCCGGGGCGTGGCCCTGGGAGCTGAGTTGGTCGAGACGTTGAGCGCCGCACTGCCTATCGGGATCGACGTGGTGGCCGTGGCGCCCATCGAGAAGGGCGAATCGCTGCAACAGGTCGTCGTGGCCTGCACGTGGTCGATGGATGTCGATGACATCGACCGGGCGGATGCTGAAGCGTGGGTGGCCGACGTGCTGTCCCGCGCCGAGATCGTCGTCGAACGCGAACGCAAGGGGAAGCCGGTCATTGAGGACCTGCGACCCCATGTTCACGCTCTCGACGTCACCGGGATCACGGAGAACGGGGTTCGGCTGTCGGCCGACCTCGGGACCCAGCCCCGCGCACTCAGGCCGTCAGAGTTGCTGACTGCGGTGGATCCGCCGTTGGTGGCCCGGACTGTGTGCAGGATGAACCAATGGACGTCGCAGGGACCCGACCGCGAAGAGCCGTTGACGGCCCCGGTCATCCCTGCCCCGCCGGC
- the mreD gene encoding rod shape-determining protein MreD produces the protein MTGRFRVLALLLTAAVLQATLFDEIRLDGVSVECLLLVSVLAGFHGGPERGATVAFLAGLLHDSVGSTPLGVHALVYAPMAAMAGHLSVRLVEGARALTMAGLVGAVMVGVTAAAGVGALFGLHPVSGFDLMTTAVIAALSTLVIAGPTSRVVRWAITGGLPVDISLTEGPAADGSLGR, from the coding sequence ATGACCGGCCGGTTCCGTGTGTTAGCTCTGCTCCTGACCGCAGCCGTGCTCCAGGCGACGTTGTTCGATGAGATCCGACTTGACGGGGTATCCGTCGAATGCCTCCTACTGGTGTCGGTGCTGGCCGGCTTCCACGGAGGCCCGGAGCGGGGCGCCACCGTGGCCTTTCTGGCCGGCCTGCTTCACGACTCCGTGGGTTCCACGCCACTCGGGGTGCATGCGCTGGTCTATGCGCCAATGGCCGCCATGGCCGGCCACCTCTCGGTCCGTCTGGTCGAGGGGGCCCGGGCGTTGACCATGGCGGGCCTGGTTGGCGCGGTCATGGTGGGTGTGACCGCAGCAGCGGGTGTCGGAGCGTTGTTTGGTCTACACCCGGTCAGTGGGTTCGACCTGATGACTACGGCGGTCATTGCCGCGCTGTCCACCCTGGTGATTGCCGGTCCGACGAGCAGAGTCGTGCGATGGGCTATTACCGGCGGCCTTCCAGTTGACATCTCCCTGACTGAGGGACCTGCCGCGGACGGGTCGTTAGGAAGGTGA